A genomic stretch from Limanda limanda chromosome 11, fLimLim1.1, whole genome shotgun sequence includes:
- the zhx2a gene encoding zinc fingers and homeoboxes protein 2a, producing the protein MSSRRKASTPCMIRPEQTMVELDDEAEESHNMEIETENHTEDGPMEADLLTGADSSMDLDLSGKASDLPSPPDKPAIEPPDLSKPQRRQQGGYECKYCPFSTQNLNTFKEHVDANHPNVILNPLYLCAVCNFNTKKFDTLTEHNERCHPGESNFKFKRIKMNNQTILEQTIEGCSNNAVIYNMSSANNGKGDELGTLPLSRPAAVKVGKPKMLLDNKRTELGKLTPDLAKKPITAVNVNGTVIIPESALLKADGLSHIMPSLQRPINFTQVPKIAVPLNTTKYNPSLDDNLTLISSFNKFPYPTQNELSWLTAASKHPEEQIKVWFTTQRLKQGISWSPEEVEEARKKMFNGTISSMTQTFTVVTPQLSSHSSTSMSAASKFMHPAASVLQSLPCHLLGQTSLVLTPVVNGSTVTCAPLALTVANQVAQSLKRPLTTAVIATESKRPSIIQTLSAPKLVSPKVLNFTVDPNKTGEQLSVLRASYTHCPFPEEDEIYRLIETTGLSRGEIKKWFSEQRLLNLKGVPPPPVLVKTEVTPAVKDGPVKKAVPSHFPLLERVKGKTSEQLKALEESFQRSSSPTEAELDQLAQDTRLSKTEVDCWFSERRALKDNMEKTILTMASKNTEDRQERPVALLNGASHLEQDGKPPSSSPQPPVLSSSSSSPPVLAASSPQPPTLSSSASPPILTSSSSSSPHPPILSASTSPAPISGRCLTLLREMFCRTQWPSPEEYSQLEVQTSLGRTDIVRWFKDHRLVLKNGDSLDWMEGFQNPNVAEQQKEGQERSKRLSLEVKAVPDAGAVEEAGEKAAAPETPPKLSKHDEVEGPTDRLAHGVTDLSQTTPDQTSSGTADKERSVKVTVAVGEEPDGGVERRRLSTDSNVLTLEQPERVTG; encoded by the exons ATGTCCAGTCGACGGAAAGCTTCCACTCCCTGTATGATTCGACCAGAGCAGACCATGGTGGAGTTGGATGATGAGGCAGAGGAATCTCACAATATGGAG atagagacagagaaccATACCGAGGATGGACCTATGGAGGCAGATCTTTTGACAGGAGCAGATTCATCCATGGACCTGGATCTATCAGGAAAGGCCTCCGacctcccgtctcctcctgaCAAACCTGCCATTGAGCCCCCAGACCTTTCTAAGCCCCAACGAAGGCAGCAGGGGGGCTATGAATGCAAATACTGCCCCTTCTCCACGCAGAACCTGAACACTTTCAAAGAACATGTGGACGCCAACCATCCTAACGTCATCCTCAACCCCCTGTATCTGTGTGCCGTCTGCAACTTCAACACAAAAAAGTTTGACACCCTGACGGAGCACAATGAAAGGTGTCACCCTGGGGAGAGCAACTTCAAATTCAAGCGTATAAAAATGAACAATCAGACGATCTTAGAACAGACAATAGAAGGGTGCAGTAACAACGCAGTCATTTACAACATGTCAAGCGCCAATAATGGCAAAGGGGACGAACTCGGCACTTTGCCACTAAGCAGACCCGCCGCAGTCAAGGTTGGTAAACCAAAAATGTTGTTGGATAATAAACGGACAGAGTTGGGTAAACTGACCCCAGATCTGGCCAAGAAACCAATCACAGCGGTTAATGTCAACGGGACGGTCATCATCCCTGAATCAGCGCTCCTTAAAGCAGACGGCCTTTCTCACATCATGCCTTCCCTCCAGCGGCCTATAAACTTTACCCAG GTGCCGAAGATCGCAGTGCCCctcaacacaaccaaatacaacCCGTCACTGGACGACAACCTGACGCTCATCTCTTCCTTCAACAAGTTCCCCTACCCGACGCAGAATGAGCTCTCGTGGCTCACTGCAGCCTCGAAACATCCCGAGGAGCAAATTAAAGTGTGGTTCACTACACAGAGGCTCAAACAGGGCATCAGCTGGTCACCTGAGGAG GTGGAAGAAGCCAGGAAGAAAATGTTCAACGGCACAATCTCCTCTATGACTCAAACCTTCACCGTGGTGACTCCTCAGCTCAGCTCCCACTCATCCACCAGCATGTCTGCAGCCTCCAAATTCATGCACCCAGCAGCCTCTGTCCTGCAGTCCCTCCCCTGTCATCTGCTGGGACAGACCAGCCTGGTGCTGACGCCTGTAGTCAACGGCTCCACGGTCACCTGTGCACCGCTGGCACTCACAGTGGCAAACCAG GTGGCACAGTCACTCAAACGACCCCTGACCACTGCAGTGATCGCAACAGAGAGTAAACGCCCCTCCATCATTCAAACCCTCTCGGCGCCCAAGCTGGTGTCCCCCAAAGTGCTCAATTTTACTGTTGACCCCAATAAAACAGGCGAGCAGCTCTCAGTACTGAGGGCCAGCTACACACACTGTCCTTTCCCTGAGGAAGATGAG ATCTACAGGCTGATAGAGACCACCGGGTTGTCCAGAGGAGAGATAAAGAAGTGGTTCAGTGAACAGAGGCTCCTTAATCTCAAAG GTGTTCCTCCACCACCAGTGCTGGTGAAAACAGAGGTGACACCAGCAGTGAAAGATGGCCCAGTGAAGAAAGCGGTTCCCAGCCACTTTCCCCTGCTGGAGAGGGTGAAGGGAAAGACgtcagagcagctgaaggcACTGGAGGAGAGTTTCCAGAGGAGCAGCTCTCCGACTGAGGCAGAGCTCG ACCAGCTGGCCCAGGACACCAGATTGTCCAAGACAGAGGTGGACTGCTGGTTCTCGGAGCGCAGGGCACTGAAGGACAACATGGAGAAGACGATTCTCACCATGGCCTCAAAAAACACGGAGGACCGACAAGAGCGGCCTGTAGCTCTGCTGAACGGAGCTTCTCATCTAGAGCAGGACGGGAAACCccccagctcctctcctcagccacctgtcctctcgtcctcctcctcctcacctccagtgCTCGCAGCCTCCTCCCCTCAACCTCcaaccctctcctcctcggcatctcctcccatcctcacctcgtcctcctcctcttccccccatCCTCCCATCCTGTCAGCCTCCACAAGCCCAGCTCCCATCAGCGGCCGCTGCCTCACCCTGCTCAGAGAG ATGTTCTGTCGGACCCAGTGGCCGTCTCCTGAGGAGTACAGTCAGCTGGAGGTCCAAACAAGCCTGGGACGCACCGACATCGTCCGCTGGTTCAAGGACCACCGCTTGGTACTGAAGAACGGTGATAGTCTGGACTGGATGGAAGGTTTCCAAAACCCAAACGTAGCTGAGCAGCAGAAAGAAGGCCAGGAACGGAGCAAGAGGCTTTCCTTGGAAGTCAAAGCTGTACCTG ACGCTGGTGCAGTGGAGGAGGCTGGTGAGAAGGCAGCAGCTCCAGAGACCCCCCCCAAGCTGTCAAAACACGACGAGGTAGAGGGGCCGACTGACAGACTAGCCCACGGTGTGACAGACCTGAGCCAGACCACACCGGACCAGACGAGCTCCGGCACTGCTGATAAAGAGAG GTCGGTAAAAGTGACTGTGGCAGTGGGGGAGGAGCCTGACGGAGGAGTGGAAAGACGGAGGCTCTCAACAGACTCCAATGTTCTGACCTTAGAGCAACCAGAGAGAGTCACTGGTTGA